The region GTTAATTGTTGCTTCTGCCAACGTTAAGGGTCGAGATCTCCGTTCCGTTGTTAGCGACATCCAAACCCAAGTTAGGTCAAAAGTCACCCTTCCCACTGGTTATTTCATCCAGTACGGCGGCCAATTTGAATCGGAGGAACGAGCCAGTCAAAATCTTTTAATTTTTGGCTTTTTATCCATCGTTGTCATCACCGTTCTGATGTATTTTGCGGTTAAATCTTTGCCCGCAACCCTGATGATTATGGTCAACCTTCCCCTGGCCCTAGCTGGAGGGATTTTGGCGATCGCCGTTACGGGAGGAGTTATTTCCGTAGCATCCCTGGTGGGTTTTATTACCCTATTCGGAGTCGCAGTTCGTAATGGTTTATTGCTGGTAGATAACTACAATCAAAAATTTGCCCTAGCATTGCCCCTAGCCCAGGTGATCCAGGAAGGTTCCCAGGAACGATTAGCGGCAATTTTGATGACTGCCCTTACTTCCGCTCTAGGTATGCTTCCCCTGGCGATTGGCACCGGAGCCGGTAAAGAAATTCTCCAACCCCTGGCGATCGTTATTCTCGGCGGACTGTTCACCTCCACCGCTTTAACTCTACTAATATTACCCGCTTTATATGCCCAATTTGGCCGGTTTTTACGTCCATCGGCTAGCGTTACTACTCCAGAATCAACCCCCATTAATGTTCTGACAAAAGTTTAAATTTTAATTTATTTATGAAGTTCTCAATCCTAACCAATCCTGTTATCCTTTTAGTCACAGCTTTTCTGCTCAATGCCTGTGGTAATCAAACTTCGCCAACGGATATTTCCGTTAGTCCGACCCCGGCTCCTGCCATTGCTCCTACAGAAAATGTTGAGGAGAATAAAACCGAATCCCATGGAGGTCAAGGAGGACAGGTAATTGAAATGGGGGATTACCATTTAGAACTGCTCACCCTCAAAGAAGCCGGAGGTTTCCATCTTGACTTTTACCTACAAAAAGGAGCTGACCATAGCCCCATTACTGATGCCATTGTGACCGGTAAAGTTCAATTACCTGATGGCACTCAACAAGACATTAACTTTAAATATAGCGATCAAGACAAACACTATACTGCCCTTCTTTCTACTCAGGTACCAGGGGATTATAAACTCGCAATCTTAGTTGATATTAACGGTGAAAAAGTTAATGGAAGGTTTAATTTTAGCTATTAGAGTCTGTTTGAGCAACTTTAGGTGAGCCCATGTTAAACCCACTGTCTTCCCTAGCTCAGGCCCCTCCCCGTTCGCAAGGGGAGTATGGGATTGGTCTTCAATGTATGCCTTTCCCTGTCCCAAAACTAGATCAAATTTCAGTGCCAGACTATTTTTCATCCTGATTTCATATTGCTTTGTCAGACTAGACATAGGCACAAAAATAGGAGGGAATAACCTCTATGCGTAATCAACTCTGGATTTATGGTTTGGCTGGATTGCTCCTCAGCGGTTCAGCGGCTGGGGTGACGGCGGTTTATCGTCATCAATCTCCACCACAGATGATGGCCCAACACGGAATGCAGATGCAATGGACAGACCAAAGTTTCATTGAAATGATGATTCCCCACCATCAGGATGCCATTGATATGGCGGAGATGGCCCTGCAAAAAGCAGAACATCCTGAACTCAAAGAATTAGCTCAGAATATTATCCGAGACCAGGAAAGGGAAATTAAAGAAATGAAAACCTGGTATCAGCAATGGTTCGGGAAAGTAGTGCCTCCCCTGTCGAGCCAGGAAATGATGGGAATGCACCAAGGTCATGGCATGATGGCGATGGATTTGGAGGCTTTGGCTACTGCAAAAAACTTTGATCAGGAATTTATTCGTCAGATGATTCCCCACCATCAAATGGCAGTGATGATGGCCAGTCATTTAAAAACTAATACAGAACGCCCGGAGATGGATAAATTGATGGATGATATTATCCGTTCCCAAAGTGCAGAAATTAAGCAAATGAAGCAATGGTATCAGGCTTGGTATGGCCAATAGGAGACAATGAGACTTTTATTGGTAGAGGATGAGCCTGATCTGGGCATGGCGCTGGAAAAAACCCTCCGACGGGAAAATTACATTGTTGATTGGGTGCAGGAAGGTAATATGGCCTGGAGTTATCTGGATCAGGGTTGGGTGAACTATACCCTGGCAGTTTTTGATTGGATGGTGCCTGGCCTGTCCGGGATAGAGCTATGTCATAAACTCCGGGCCCAGGGTAGTTCTTTGCCCATCTTGATCCTGACAGCAAAAGATCGGATGGAAGACCGAGTCAGGGGTTTAGATGCGGGGGCAGATGATTATCTAATCAAACCTTTTGGCATGGCTGAACTATTGGCCCGTTTACGCTCCCTACAACGGCGATCGCCGCAATTACAACCTCAACATTTACAGGTCGGAGGGTGGCAATTAGATTATGGGAGTTTTGTGGTGATAACACCAGGACGCCAAAAAACTTCCCTGACTGCCAAGGAATTTCAACTTTTAGAATGCTTGATGAAGCATCCCCAACAAATTCTCAGTAGTGAACAAATTAAAAATCAACTTTGGGCTGTGTCGGTGGAATCCACAAGCAACGTAGTGGCCGCCCAGGTGCGTTTACTGCGGCGGAAACTAGGGCAATATGGCCATGTGATTGAAACTGTTTATGGCTTAGGATATCGTTTCCAGCCCCATCAAGTCCATGCAGAAAAATAGACTTTTCAACCTATCCCGTTGGCGTTTGGCCAGTTATTACGCTGGGGTAATGGGATTGATTTTGGGTTTTTGTGGTTTGGCCGTTTACGAAATGACCTCTCAGGATCATTGGCGATTGCTGGATCAAGAGCTTACTTCCCTAGCGGGAACCCTCCATGATGGATTGGAACCACTCCTAGGTCAACCGGGACAGCTAGAACCCTCCGTTAAACAATTTCTACCTAATCTTTGCTTAGGCAATCAAGTATGCTCTCCCCTACTTCAACAAAGGCATATTCTTAATGCCACCCAACAACCAGGCTATTATGTCCGTTTTTTGGACTTGAACGGTCAATTATTAGCAACAGCAGGGGAAAATCCACCCGGTTTGGCCTTCGAGAGAGAAACCACCCGCCAGTATCCTTTAACGGATCAAAGGGGCGATCGCTATCATCAGGTGTCCCTGCAACTTAAAACGGTAACAGGACAACCTTGGGGTTATCTAAAAGTGGGACGTTCCTTGACGGAATATGACCACCATTTAGACACGATCAAGAGTTTTTTAATCTTTGGTTTGCCCATTGTGATGATCGGAGTGGGGTTGGCCAGTTGGTGGTTAGCAGGCTTAGCCATGGAGCCAGTTTATCGCTCCTATGGCCAAATTCAGCAGTTCACCGCCGATATTGCTCACGAATTACGCACACCGATTACAGCTATTCAAGCTACCTTAGAAACAACTTTAAACACGGAGTCTAGCTCAGAGGAAGTCTACAATACCATCCAAATACTGAAACGACAAAATTTTCGCCTTACCCATTTAATTAACGATTTATTACTCCTCTCCCGTATGGATTTAAAAACAGTGAATCAGAATCAATTTACACTGTGTTGTCTTAACGATTTAGTTAGTGATTTAACAGAGGAATTTTCTGGTTTAGCGATCGCCGCTGGGGTATCTTTATCAGCAAAGCTAGACAGCCAAGAAATTATCTGGGTAAGGGGGGAAGAAGAACAGCTTTATCGTTTAGTGGGTAATTTAATCAGTAATGCCATTCATTACACTCCAACAGGGGGAAGGGTACAAGTTATTCTTGAGACTGATCAACGACAAGCCATCATTAAAGTTCAAGATACGGGCATTGGCATTGCTCCCTCCCAGCAAACTCGGATTTTTGATCGTTTTTATCGGGTAGATACGGCCCGCTCTCGACAGCGGGGGGGGGCAGGATTAGGCCTTGCCATTGCCCAGGCGATCGCCATCAAGCATCAAGGCTGTTTAACAGTGGAAAGTGAGTTAGGTCGGGGAAGTCTATTTACTGTACAGTTACCTTTTTCTTCTTGTTTCTGACAGTCTCCCTAGGTTAACCAGAAGCGCTCAATGGTGCAGGAAAAATGGGAGAAACGCCATAAAATTTAACTGTGGGGAGCAAATTAGCTCAAGATAGTTGCTTTACCCTATTTTCCCAAGTCTTTGACGCCGTTCAATAACATCACCAATCCGGCTACTAAAATTCCCAAGGCGATCGCCCCTAAAATCCAATCTAAATTAGCCGTATTTTC is a window of Synechocystis sp. PCC 7338 DNA encoding:
- the rppB gene encoding two-component system sensor histidine kinase RppB, which translates into the protein MQKNRLFNLSRWRLASYYAGVMGLILGFCGLAVYEMTSQDHWRLLDQELTSLAGTLHDGLEPLLGQPGQLEPSVKQFLPNLCLGNQVCSPLLQQRHILNATQQPGYYVRFLDLNGQLLATAGENPPGLAFERETTRQYPLTDQRGDRYHQVSLQLKTVTGQPWGYLKVGRSLTEYDHHLDTIKSFLIFGLPIVMIGVGLASWWLAGLAMEPVYRSYGQIQQFTADIAHELRTPITAIQATLETTLNTESSSEEVYNTIQILKRQNFRLTHLINDLLLLSRMDLKTVNQNQFTLCCLNDLVSDLTEEFSGLAIAAGVSLSAKLDSQEIIWVRGEEEQLYRLVGNLISNAIHYTPTGGRVQVILETDQRQAIIKVQDTGIGIAPSQQTRIFDRFYRVDTARSRQRGGAGLGLAIAQAIAIKHQGCLTVESELGRGSLFTVQLPFSSCF
- a CDS encoding DUF305 domain-containing protein encodes the protein MRNQLWIYGLAGLLLSGSAAGVTAVYRHQSPPQMMAQHGMQMQWTDQSFIEMMIPHHQDAIDMAEMALQKAEHPELKELAQNIIRDQEREIKEMKTWYQQWFGKVVPPLSSQEMMGMHQGHGMMAMDLEALATAKNFDQEFIRQMIPHHQMAVMMASHLKTNTERPEMDKLMDDIIRSQSAEIKQMKQWYQAWYGQ
- the rppA gene encoding two-component system response regulator RppA; translation: MRLLLVEDEPDLGMALEKTLRRENYIVDWVQEGNMAWSYLDQGWVNYTLAVFDWMVPGLSGIELCHKLRAQGSSLPILILTAKDRMEDRVRGLDAGADDYLIKPFGMAELLARLRSLQRRSPQLQPQHLQVGGWQLDYGSFVVITPGRQKTSLTAKEFQLLECLMKHPQQILSSEQIKNQLWAVSVESTSNVVAAQVRLLRRKLGQYGHVIETVYGLGYRFQPHQVHAEK